One region of Molothrus aeneus isolate 106 chromosome 1, BPBGC_Maene_1.0, whole genome shotgun sequence genomic DNA includes:
- the RBIS gene encoding ribosomal biogenesis factor yields the protein MGKNRGGAAKAGSVFRIARSGVLKAKAKGKARPVTSGLKQINIKNAEKVSTINKAFAEVQKEIRQLSKGTTAEPQNTQKVSTNLEEEPANVDAAASLLSQL from the exons atGGGTAAGAATCGCGGTGGGGCCGCCAAGGCCGGCAGCGTGTTCCGCATCGCCCGCAGCGGCGTCCTCAAGGCCAAGGCCAAGGGCAAGGCGCGGCCCGTCACCTCCGGGCTGAAGCAG ataaacattaaaaatgctgaaaaagttAGCACAATAAATAAAGCATTTGCTGAAGTTCAGAAAGAAATCCGTCAGCTTTCAAAAGGTACCACAGCAGAACCTCAGAACACTCAGAAG gtttccACAAATCTGGAAGAGGAACCAGCAAATGTGGATGCTGCCGCAAGCCTGTTATCTCAGTTGTAA
- the E2F5 gene encoding transcription factor E2F5, producing the protein MAAAAEAAGGGSSRHEKSLGLLTTKFVSLLQEAKDGVLDLKAAADTLAVRQKRRIYDITNVLEGIDLIEKKSKNSIQWKGVGAGCNTKEVIDRLRYLEAEIEDLELKEKELDQQKLWLQQSIKNVMDDSTNHQFSYVTHEDICNCFNGDTLLAIQAPCGTQLEVPRPEMGQNGQNKYQINLKSNSGPIHVLLINKESSSSKPTVFPVPPPDDLAQPPSQPAAPVTPLKPAAAPPNPPEQCDPNQGQELPPTAAADTSSDGSAQQDSAAPAAPYSSLPEPELYPSLSGDSAQASANSSDYQSLLPLDVNCILKPNSFDIAKMEEPAGNISGDIIDELMSSDVFPLLRLSPTPGDDYNFNLDDNEGVCDLFDVQILNY; encoded by the exons ATGGCCGCGGCGGCCgaggcggcgggcggcggcagcagccgCCACGAgaagagcctggggctgctgaccACCAAGTTCGTGTCGCTGCTTCAGGAGGCCAAGGACGGCGTGCTGGACCTCAAAGCG GCTGCTGATACGCTTGCTGTGAGGCAGAAGAGAAGGATCTATGATATCACCAACGTTCTGGAGGGGATTGATCTCATTGAGAAGAAGTCAAAAAACAGCATTCAGTGGAA AGGAGTAGGTGCTGGCTGCAATACAAAAGAAGTCATAGACAGGCTGAGGTATCTGGAAGCTGAAATTGAAGATTTAgagctaaaagaaaaagaattggaTCAGCAGAAATTGTGGCTTCAGCAAAGTATCAAGAACGTCATGGATGATTCTACAAACCACCA GTTTTCATATGTCACCCATGAAGATATCTGCAACTGCTTCAATG GAGATACACTTCTAGCAATTCAAGCACCTTGTGGTACACAATTAGAAGTACCTAGACCTGAAATG GGACAGAATGGACAGAATAAATACCAGATCAATCTTAAAAGTAATTCAGGACCTATCCATGTGCTGCTTATAAACAAAGAATCAAGCTCCTCCAAGCCCACAGTGTTTCCAGTTCCTCCACCTGATGACCTTGCACAGCCCCCAtctcagcctgcagctccagtgACTCCACTTaaaccagctgcagctcctccaaatCCCCCAGAACAATGTGACCCCAACCAAGGGCAGGAGTTACCGCCAACAGCAGCTGCGGACACATCATCAG ATGGCAGCGCCCAGCAGGACAgcgcagcccctgcagccccttaCTCCAGCCTTCCAGAACCAGAGCTCTATCCCAGCCTGTCTGGAGACAGTGCCCAAGCCTCAGCCAACTCCAGTGACTACCAGAGCTTGCTGCCTCTGGATGTCAACTGCATTCTCAAGCCAAACTCATTTGACATTGCAAAGATGGAGGAGCCTGCAG GAAATATCAGTGGAGATATTATTGATGAACTCATGTCTTCTGATG TTTTTCCTCTCTTACGACTCTCTCCTACTCCCGGAGATGACTACAACTTTAACCTGGATGATAATGAAGGAGTCTGTGATCTCTTTGATGTGCAGATACTAAATTATTAG